The following are from one region of the Cytobacillus firmus genome:
- the coaW gene encoding type II pantothenate kinase, producing MKPAKIGIDAGGSLLKMAFEEQGQIHYKSYLIDELDSSMNWLKMTAANAEVALTGGKAEYLKKEFFQNALIFPEFESSGIGASYLLKQDGLSNENFILSIIGTGTSICLNRDGKISRVSGSGIGGGTLMGLGRLLTGEKDFSSLVSLAGSGKAENADIMVKDIYSPFDPPIDGSLTASNFGKIKDGQISKEDKAASLTNMIAETIVLLSTQAAVHHQIDDIVYIGSTLRNNVPLKHFIRKYTIMVGKKPVFIEDGAYCGALGAMLSL from the coding sequence ATGAAACCTGCAAAAATAGGGATTGATGCCGGAGGTTCTTTGCTGAAGATGGCATTTGAAGAACAAGGACAAATCCATTATAAAAGCTATCTGATTGATGAGCTGGACAGTTCTATGAATTGGCTTAAGATGACTGCTGCTAATGCCGAAGTTGCTTTGACAGGCGGAAAGGCTGAATATCTTAAAAAAGAGTTTTTCCAAAATGCCCTGATCTTTCCTGAATTTGAGTCTTCCGGTATAGGTGCATCCTATTTGCTGAAGCAAGATGGATTATCCAATGAGAATTTCATCTTAAGTATTATAGGCACAGGGACATCGATTTGCCTGAACAGAGACGGGAAAATCTCAAGGGTTTCCGGAAGCGGCATCGGCGGGGGCACATTGATGGGACTGGGACGGTTACTGACTGGTGAAAAGGATTTCTCCAGTCTCGTTTCGCTGGCTGGCAGCGGGAAAGCAGAGAATGCAGATATAATGGTCAAAGATATTTATTCACCATTCGATCCGCCAATAGATGGAAGCCTGACTGCCAGCAATTTTGGGAAGATAAAGGATGGTCAGATAAGCAAGGAGGACAAAGCTGCCAGTTTAACTAACATGATCGCGGAAACAATTGTACTTCTAAGCACTCAGGCAGCAGTTCATCATCAAATTGACGATATAGTTTATATAGGAAGCACGCTTCGGAACAATGTCCCTTTAAAGCACTTTATAAGGAAGTATACCATCATGGTTGGCAAAAAACCTGTATTTATTGAAGACGGGGCTTATTGTGGAGCATTAGGTGCGATGCTGTCATTATAA
- a CDS encoding SET domain-containing protein, with protein MIEIKTSAVSDGEHNRGVFATRDIKKGELIHEAPVLPYPNNEHQHIEKTALADYAFEYGKNHSALLLGYGMLFNHSYQPNAVYDINFDNHTFDFFAYKDIKAGEEVLINYNGEAENDDPLWFNK; from the coding sequence ATGATTGAAATTAAAACATCAGCAGTAAGCGATGGCGAACATAATAGAGGAGTCTTTGCTACTCGCGATATTAAGAAGGGTGAACTGATTCATGAGGCTCCGGTGCTTCCGTATCCAAATAATGAACATCAGCATATTGAAAAAACAGCTCTGGCAGACTATGCATTTGAATACGGGAAAAATCACAGTGCCCTTTTATTAGGCTATGGAATGCTTTTCAACCATTCCTACCAGCCAAATGCAGTATATGATATTAACTTTGACAACCATACATTTGATTTTTTCGCCTATAAAGATATTAAAGCAGGTGAAGAGGTTTTGATTAACTATAATGGGGAAGCAGAAAATGATGACCCCCTATGGTTTAATAAATAA
- the selB gene encoding selenocysteine-specific translation elongation factor, which translates to MKRYFTIGMAGHIDHGKTTLTKALTNVDTDRLKEEKERQISIELGFAPLHEDEEIQISVVDVPGHERFIRQMIAGVAGIDLVVLAVAADEGVMPQTREHLEILDFLGIRNGIVAITKIDRVDEEFADLVKEEILEELKGTVFEDVPFILTDSLSGKGIEELKHLIIHTLKDQDTRDAKGAFRLPIDQVFIVKGQGTVVRGTVYEGKIEEGQLLKIMPNGIETRARQLQVHHQPAKAAFAGQRAAINLSGVSKEDIERGEVLVSSEHFSVTKTIDVAVRIVGDLQHNIKQRMPIKCHIGTAEVMGRIVFFDRNELSNAEGEILCQLRLDEEIVAKRGDRFILRRPSPQETLGGGWVIDPNGEKYRFGQKTIEDLSRKKKEHRKIA; encoded by the coding sequence ATGAAAAGATACTTTACAATCGGTATGGCTGGCCATATTGATCATGGAAAAACGACATTGACGAAAGCATTAACAAATGTGGATACAGATAGACTTAAAGAAGAAAAAGAAAGGCAGATATCCATAGAACTCGGATTCGCCCCTTTACATGAAGATGAGGAAATCCAAATTTCAGTGGTGGACGTACCTGGTCATGAGCGCTTTATCAGGCAGATGATAGCCGGAGTTGCCGGGATTGACTTAGTCGTCCTGGCTGTCGCAGCTGATGAAGGAGTAATGCCGCAAACAAGAGAGCACTTGGAAATTCTCGATTTTCTGGGGATAAGAAATGGCATTGTCGCCATAACAAAAATTGATCGTGTCGATGAAGAGTTTGCCGATCTTGTAAAAGAAGAAATTCTTGAGGAGCTTAAAGGAACTGTTTTTGAAGATGTTCCATTTATTTTAACAGACAGCCTTTCAGGAAAAGGAATTGAAGAGTTAAAGCACCTGATAATCCATACCTTGAAAGATCAGGATACACGGGATGCAAAAGGCGCCTTCCGTCTGCCTATTGATCAGGTATTCATAGTGAAAGGGCAGGGAACCGTAGTCAGAGGTACTGTTTATGAAGGGAAAATCGAAGAAGGGCAGCTGCTGAAAATCATGCCAAATGGCATCGAGACCAGGGCACGCCAGCTGCAGGTGCATCATCAGCCTGCAAAAGCGGCATTTGCAGGGCAAAGGGCAGCCATTAACCTTTCAGGCGTGTCGAAGGAGGATATTGAGCGGGGCGAGGTACTTGTATCGTCTGAGCATTTCAGCGTCACAAAAACCATTGATGTTGCTGTAAGAATAGTGGGAGATTTACAGCATAACATCAAACAGCGCATGCCGATTAAATGCCATATTGGCACGGCAGAAGTAATGGGAAGAATCGTCTTCTTTGATCGTAATGAATTATCCAATGCAGAAGGAGAAATTCTCTGCCAGCTTCGTTTAGATGAAGAAATCGTTGCCAAAAGGGGCGACCGGTTCATTTTAAGACGGCCAAGTCCCCAGGAGACCCTCGGCGGGGGCTGGGTTATCGATCCCAATGGAGAAAAGTACCGGTTCGGCCAAAAAACCATTGAGGATTTAAGCAGGAAAAAGAAGGAACACCGAAAGATCGCATAA
- a CDS encoding SelB domain-containing protein: MFEDKVLSLSEITAKTSLDELTVQEILKEEDFQGITSKEFTLAAIHEAIEEEIADRLNEFHLENPMRQGANKAELLQAMQNKYPKMLIEFVLNSGIEKKAFQRKGQYLQNKGFLPHVPKSWQKRTDNLIAELKKDGYKVKPFDEYYASAGIPENLKGDLKRYLEDQEILVPLDAQNYWHGDHFRAAVEELKKSTAAEFEVGHAKEVLGLSRKYMIPFLEKLDSLGMTRRTENKRIWV, from the coding sequence TTGTTCGAAGATAAGGTCCTTTCTCTTTCAGAGATAACAGCAAAGACTTCACTGGATGAATTGACGGTTCAAGAAATACTAAAAGAAGAAGATTTCCAGGGCATCACCAGCAAGGAATTCACTTTAGCAGCCATCCATGAGGCAATAGAGGAAGAAATAGCTGACCGCCTCAATGAGTTTCATCTGGAAAATCCAATGAGGCAAGGGGCTAATAAAGCAGAATTGCTGCAGGCAATGCAGAATAAATATCCTAAAATGCTGATTGAATTTGTTTTAAATTCAGGAATTGAAAAAAAGGCTTTCCAACGTAAAGGACAGTATTTGCAGAATAAAGGTTTTCTTCCTCATGTACCGAAAAGCTGGCAAAAACGCACGGACAATCTTATTGCTGAATTAAAAAAAGATGGCTATAAAGTAAAGCCGTTTGATGAATATTATGCTTCTGCCGGGATCCCTGAGAATCTTAAAGGGGATTTAAAACGATATTTAGAAGACCAGGAAATCCTCGTACCGCTGGATGCACAAAACTATTGGCACGGTGATCATTTCAGAGCAGCAGTAGAAGAACTGAAAAAGAGCACAGCTGCTGAATTTGAAGTGGGCCATGCAAAGGAAGTATTGGGTCTTTCCAGAAAGTATATGATTCCTTTTCTTGAAAAACTTGATTCTTTGGGAATGACACGGAGAACAGAAAATAAGAGAATATGGGTGTAA
- the ltrA gene encoding group II intron reverse transcriptase/maturase — MKLLEQIISNQNMNEAYLRVYRNKGTSGIDGVTVDELKQYLKENKDELRQRIRTRKYQPQAALRVEIPKENGKMRKLGIPTVVDRVVQQAIHQVLSPIFEEQFSEFSYGFRPKRSCEMAIIKSLEFMNDGDDWVIDIDLERFFDTVHHDKLMRIIANTIDDGDVISLIRKYLVSGVMVKGKYEETPVGTPQGGPLSPLLSNIMLNELDRELEKRGLRFVRYADDSLIFVKSEKAAKRVMKSVVRYIEDKLGLIVNAEKSKISRPKELKFLGFAYYFDVNNLRYQVKPHLSSIQKFQRRLRQLTKRNWSIPLGLRIVKLKQVIFGWINYFRITKMKKAIKRIDMKLRSRIRVIIWKQWKVPKKQIKSLIQLGIPEEEAKGLTYCRKGYRFIGLSKVVQRAISNKRLKQRGLPSAFEHYLKVHTVI, encoded by the coding sequence GTGAAACTTTTAGAACAGATCATAAGTAACCAAAATATGAACGAAGCCTACTTGCGTGTCTATAGAAATAAAGGCACAAGTGGCATCGATGGTGTAACAGTCGACGAATTAAAGCAATATCTGAAAGAGAACAAAGATGAGCTGCGTCAGCGCATCAGAACAAGAAAATACCAACCACAAGCTGCCTTAAGAGTGGAAATTCCAAAAGAAAATGGCAAGATGCGCAAATTGGGAATACCAACAGTAGTGGATAGAGTCGTTCAACAAGCCATACATCAAGTTCTCAGTCCGATATTTGAAGAACAGTTCAGCGAGTTCAGTTACGGTTTCAGACCAAAAAGAAGTTGTGAGATGGCGATAATTAAAAGCCTGGAATTTATGAATGATGGTGATGATTGGGTAATAGACATCGACCTTGAAAGATTCTTCGATACTGTTCATCACGATAAACTCATGCGCATTATTGCCAACACAATAGATGATGGTGATGTCATCTCGTTAATTAGAAAATACTTAGTCAGTGGAGTTATGGTAAAAGGGAAATATGAAGAAACTCCCGTTGGGACTCCGCAAGGAGGTCCTCTTAGCCCATTATTGAGTAATATTATGTTAAACGAACTTGATAGGGAACTAGAGAAAAGAGGATTACGGTTTGTGAGATATGCCGATGATTCCCTCATTTTTGTGAAAAGCGAAAAAGCAGCTAAAAGAGTAATGAAATCAGTAGTGAGGTATATAGAGGACAAACTAGGATTAATAGTTAACGCAGAGAAGAGTAAAATTTCACGCCCAAAAGAATTGAAATTCTTAGGGTTCGCTTATTACTTCGATGTTAATAACCTAAGATACCAAGTAAAACCTCACCTAAGTTCAATCCAGAAATTCCAGAGGAGGCTTCGACAACTAACAAAACGGAACTGGAGTATTCCACTAGGGCTTCGAATAGTGAAGCTTAAACAAGTCATATTCGGATGGATAAACTACTTCAGAATCACAAAGATGAAAAAAGCAATAAAGCGAATTGATATGAAATTGCGTTCCAGAATTAGGGTAATCATCTGGAAGCAATGGAAGGTACCCAAGAAACAAATCAAATCGCTTATTCAACTAGGGATTCCGGAGGAAGAAGCGAAAGGATTAACCTACTGTCGAAAAGGTTACCGTTTTATAGGATTATCGAAAGTCGTCCAAAGAGCAATATCCAATAAAAGATTAAAGCAGAGGGGGCTCCCCTCTGCTTTTGAACACTATCTAAAAGTACACACTGTAATATAA
- a CDS encoding diphthine--ammonia ligase codes for MRKKVVLSWSGGKDSCLALDVLVKQGYEVACLLTTVPQEIGRTFGHGEKKELIQLQAKSLSIPAEFIYCTFEDYSERFVSDLRKIKDTYGITGIAYGDLYLDGHREWGEKTAAEAGLDALYPLWMEEKDSLKALSAFVVSGYKAKVIRVREDVLDDSWLGKELDHEFVSRIEAEPVCPMGESGEYHTFVYDGPLFSKRIQLDSPEVIQLETTKKLEFGEFRLAEN; via the coding sequence TTGAGGAAGAAAGTCGTTTTATCATGGAGCGGCGGCAAAGACAGCTGTCTGGCTCTGGATGTGCTGGTAAAACAGGGGTACGAGGTTGCATGTCTTCTGACAACGGTTCCGCAGGAAATTGGCAGAACCTTTGGGCATGGGGAAAAAAAGGAATTAATCCAGCTTCAGGCTAAAAGTTTATCCATACCTGCAGAGTTTATTTATTGTACCTTTGAAGATTACTCTGAACGTTTTGTGAGTGATTTAAGAAAAATAAAAGATACCTATGGGATTACAGGCATTGCATATGGGGATCTTTACTTGGATGGACACCGTGAATGGGGAGAAAAAACAGCGGCTGAAGCAGGATTGGATGCGTTATATCCTCTATGGATGGAGGAGAAAGATAGTCTTAAGGCTTTAAGTGCCTTTGTGGTTTCAGGCTATAAAGCCAAAGTCATACGTGTCAGGGAAGATGTGTTGGACGACTCGTGGCTCGGCAAAGAACTTGATCATGAATTTGTAAGCAGAATCGAAGCTGAACCTGTTTGTCCAATGGGTGAATCAGGTGAATATCATACATTTGTGTATGACGGTCCTCTATTTTCTAAGAGGATTCAGCTGGACTCTCCTGAAGTGATTCAGCTTGAGACAACAAAGAAATTGGAATTTGGCGAGTTTAGGCTCGCTGAAAATTAA
- a CDS encoding AAA family ATPase gives MKPLKLTMQAFGPYADSESIDFTELGNRTMFVISGKTGSGKTTIFDGISYAIYGKASGEDRNGPELRSQFAKNNTLTEVSLEFILRNKRYHIIRSPQQEKKKERGDGTTTVSAKAELYIYDENGEQKLLASNVRDVDEKIKEIMIIDSNQFRQILMIPQGEFRKLLTSESKDKEIILQRLFHTQIYKRIEEKLKEDATELKRTVEEQIKLRDQYFNHVQAVYSGELKSYLEAGSVNDTLLMPLLTEEIKEMAEGLAELTEAGRKKKEKRDHLQQKLYEAEMVLKQLKTKEELKQRKEELEELKDQYTVKENAIALAQKAALLSQQEQLCHELKKDLDAAHADIEELQKKIGTLESLLKEKLEKWESEKNREEERKQAAEQVNHLQSMKEDILSYAKVEKLVRSLEKNLENLRLQKKQKDEALLNADLQIKTLAAEKQDIEKSRLAQFENERNLEKLSDEIERLHRYEELHKEHLSSQNAFSKKKSYFEQTSSRLTDAKMLVDELEGKWLHGQASILAERLQNGEACPVCGSEHHPNPAVSPQDIPDEKDLKEAKKQAAEMEAEKAKAESAFYEARSQLNSSESGLAELTAQIQKYRPDFKPESLLVLKNTLADQKKDLLTLDAELKKKSLRLENCTAEVENSQEMKESLAAEIDLLQSQINDAAVMHAEKRSNLARMTDTIPENLRSVQAYESSFKRAAEKLEIMQRQLETAQQIYQDAKSVHMAEQAKLETLQKQAVKIEQKLAAERRNFVQRMKDQGFEVYGEYRDAKKSVEQISQLEGELREYREEVRSINDRYAELAGLLEGIEKPDLESLQLLLQETDDQLKQLQEQYTNLFMKKKQNEETLQKVKEINENMKTLEERYKVIGHLYEISKGQNTYRITFERFVLAAFLDDILREANGRLSKMTSGRYMLLRKTDRSKGNAQSGLELLVFDQYTGQERHVKTLSGGESFKAALALALGLADVVQQYAGGVSLETMFIDEGFGTLDPESLDQAIEALIEIQSSGRLVGIISHVPELKERIDVRLEVTASQTGSRTQFQFLN, from the coding sequence ATGAAGCCATTAAAATTAACGATGCAGGCGTTCGGCCCCTATGCAGACAGTGAAAGCATTGATTTTACCGAACTTGGAAATCGGACCATGTTTGTGATCTCCGGAAAGACGGGTTCAGGCAAAACCACTATTTTTGACGGCATCAGCTATGCCATTTATGGAAAAGCAAGCGGAGAGGATCGGAATGGTCCTGAGCTTCGGAGCCAGTTTGCCAAAAATAATACACTAACTGAGGTTTCCCTCGAATTTATTTTAAGAAATAAACGGTATCATATTATAAGATCTCCTCAGCAGGAAAAGAAAAAAGAGCGGGGCGATGGAACAACAACAGTGAGTGCAAAAGCAGAACTGTATATATATGATGAAAATGGAGAGCAAAAGCTCCTGGCTTCAAATGTCAGGGATGTTGATGAAAAGATAAAAGAAATTATGATCATTGACAGCAATCAGTTCAGGCAAATTCTGATGATTCCCCAGGGAGAGTTCCGAAAGCTCCTGACTTCTGAAAGCAAGGATAAGGAAATCATTCTGCAGCGGTTATTTCATACTCAAATATACAAGCGCATCGAAGAAAAACTTAAAGAAGATGCAACTGAATTAAAAAGAACGGTAGAAGAACAGATTAAATTGAGAGATCAGTATTTTAATCATGTGCAGGCTGTTTACAGCGGGGAGCTGAAATCATACCTCGAAGCAGGAAGTGTCAATGACACACTGCTCATGCCGCTTCTTACAGAGGAAATTAAGGAGATGGCAGAAGGTCTTGCTGAGCTGACAGAAGCTGGCAGGAAAAAGAAGGAAAAGAGAGATCATCTTCAGCAAAAGCTCTATGAAGCTGAAATGGTGCTTAAACAGCTGAAGACGAAAGAAGAGCTTAAGCAACGGAAAGAAGAGCTTGAAGAACTGAAAGACCAATATACTGTCAAAGAGAATGCCATTGCTCTCGCCCAGAAAGCAGCCCTGCTTAGTCAACAGGAGCAGCTCTGCCATGAACTGAAGAAGGATCTGGATGCGGCACATGCCGATATTGAGGAACTTCAGAAAAAAATAGGCACTCTTGAATCTCTGCTAAAAGAAAAGCTGGAAAAATGGGAGTCTGAAAAGAACAGGGAGGAAGAAAGAAAACAAGCTGCCGAACAGGTTAATCACCTGCAAAGTATGAAAGAAGATATTCTCTCGTATGCAAAAGTGGAAAAGCTTGTCCGTTCTCTTGAGAAAAATCTTGAAAACCTCAGGCTTCAAAAAAAACAGAAAGATGAAGCCCTCCTAAACGCTGATCTGCAAATAAAAACACTTGCTGCAGAAAAACAGGACATTGAAAAGAGCAGGCTCGCACAGTTTGAGAATGAACGAAACCTTGAGAAACTATCAGACGAAATAGAACGGCTTCATAGATATGAAGAGCTTCATAAAGAGCATCTCTCATCACAGAATGCTTTCAGCAAGAAAAAAAGTTATTTCGAGCAGACTTCGTCCAGGCTCACTGACGCCAAAATGCTAGTAGATGAACTGGAGGGCAAATGGCTTCATGGGCAGGCATCAATCTTGGCTGAAAGGCTTCAAAACGGAGAGGCATGTCCAGTCTGCGGCTCAGAACACCATCCAAACCCAGCTGTCTCTCCTCAAGATATTCCTGATGAAAAAGATCTGAAGGAAGCAAAAAAACAGGCTGCTGAAATGGAAGCAGAGAAAGCGAAAGCAGAGTCTGCATTTTATGAAGCTCGGTCACAACTGAATTCCAGTGAAAGTGGATTAGCGGAATTAACAGCCCAAATACAGAAGTACCGTCCTGATTTTAAACCTGAAAGTCTGCTTGTGCTGAAAAATACACTTGCCGATCAAAAAAAGGATTTGCTGACACTTGATGCAGAGCTGAAGAAGAAATCTTTAAGGCTGGAAAACTGTACTGCAGAGGTAGAAAATTCACAGGAGATGAAAGAATCTCTGGCTGCAGAAATTGACCTTCTGCAAAGCCAAATAAATGACGCTGCCGTTATGCATGCGGAAAAGAGAAGCAACTTAGCGAGGATGACGGACACAATTCCTGAAAACCTGCGGTCTGTTCAAGCTTACGAATCAAGTTTTAAAAGAGCGGCTGAAAAACTTGAAATTATGCAAAGGCAGCTGGAAACTGCCCAGCAGATTTATCAAGATGCAAAGTCGGTTCATATGGCAGAGCAGGCAAAGCTCGAGACACTTCAAAAGCAGGCTGTTAAAATCGAGCAAAAGCTTGCAGCAGAAAGGAGGAATTTTGTACAGCGGATGAAGGACCAGGGTTTTGAAGTCTACGGAGAATACCGGGATGCCAAAAAATCAGTAGAACAAATCAGTCAGCTTGAAGGTGAACTTCGGGAATATCGGGAAGAAGTCCGTTCTATTAATGACAGATACGCTGAACTGGCGGGACTCTTAGAAGGGATTGAAAAACCTGACCTGGAAAGCTTGCAGCTATTATTGCAGGAAACGGATGATCAATTGAAACAGCTGCAGGAACAATATACAAATCTGTTTATGAAGAAAAAGCAAAATGAAGAGACATTGCAAAAAGTCAAAGAAATAAATGAAAATATGAAGACCCTTGAGGAAAGGTATAAAGTAATCGGACACTTATATGAAATTTCCAAAGGGCAGAACACTTACCGTATTACTTTTGAACGTTTTGTCCTGGCGGCATTTTTAGATGATATACTGAGGGAAGCCAACGGACGCTTATCGAAGATGACCAGCGGGAGATATATGCTGCTTCGAAAAACAGACCGCTCAAAGGGCAACGCACAAAGCGGCCTGGAATTGCTTGTGTTTGATCAATACACTGGGCAGGAAAGGCATGTTAAAACTTTATCCGGCGGGGAAAGCTTTAAAGCCGCGCTTGCACTTGCTCTTGGTCTGGCAGATGTGGTGCAGCAATACGCAGGAGGCGTGTCTCTTGAGACGATGTTCATTGATGAAGGATTTGGGACACTCGATCCCGAATCATTGGATCAGGCAATAGAAGCTTTGATCGAAATTCAGAGCAGCGGAAGGCTTGTAGGCATCATCTCTCATGTTCCTGAGCTGAAGGAAAGGATAGATGTGCGTCTGGAAGTTACTGCAAGCCAGACAGGAAGCCGTACACAGTTTCAATTTTTAAATTAG
- a CDS encoding Na+/H+ antiporter NhaC family protein, with protein MKNRGNPWALLPLAAFLLIFIGSGIATGDFNSIPIIVIVSAAAGIALAMNRKKPFMEKVEIFTKGAGHPDIILMSIIFILAGAFSGTAKGMGAVDSTVNLALSFIPQNLLMVGIFIIACFISLSMGTSMGTVVALAPIGVALSAETDISVALAMAAIIGGAMFGDNLSVISDTTIAAVRTQGTRMTDKFRVNFLIVLPAAVLTAVILGILTAGQESVVTSGDYSFLKVVPYLGVLAAALFGMNVILVLSGGILLSGLIGMADGSYTFVSFLQMIAEGMAGMQTLAIIAILIGGLVEIIRVNGGIDYLLHVATSKIKSRRGAEFGIASLVSLTNLSTANNTIAIIIAGPLAKKIADQYEIDPRKSASILDIFACFVQGTIPYGAQMLAASGLAAISPVSIMAYSIYPLLIGICGIIAILINFPKLKKQ; from the coding sequence ATGAAAAACAGGGGCAATCCATGGGCTTTATTGCCGCTAGCCGCTTTCCTGCTTATATTTATTGGCAGCGGCATAGCAACAGGCGATTTTAACAGCATACCAATCATTGTCATTGTATCCGCAGCAGCTGGAATTGCTCTGGCAATGAACAGAAAAAAGCCATTCATGGAAAAAGTAGAGATATTCACAAAAGGTGCCGGACATCCTGATATTATATTAATGTCCATCATTTTTATCCTGGCAGGGGCTTTTTCTGGTACGGCTAAAGGAATGGGTGCAGTTGATTCGACTGTGAACCTTGCACTCTCTTTTATCCCGCAGAATCTCCTCATGGTCGGAATTTTTATCATTGCATGCTTTATTTCATTATCGATGGGAACATCAATGGGGACAGTTGTCGCTCTCGCTCCAATTGGTGTGGCCCTTTCAGCAGAAACAGATATTTCAGTAGCCCTGGCCATGGCAGCAATAATAGGCGGTGCCATGTTTGGAGATAATCTTTCTGTCATTTCTGATACGACGATTGCAGCGGTCAGAACTCAGGGAACGAGAATGACCGATAAATTCCGGGTGAATTTTTTAATCGTACTGCCTGCTGCTGTTCTTACCGCTGTAATTCTTGGGATTTTAACAGCAGGTCAGGAAAGTGTGGTGACCAGCGGAGATTACAGCTTTTTAAAAGTAGTCCCTTATCTTGGCGTATTGGCTGCAGCATTGTTTGGCATGAATGTAATTCTTGTGCTTAGCGGGGGTATCCTTCTTTCAGGCCTGATTGGAATGGCTGACGGCAGCTATACGTTTGTTTCATTCCTGCAAATGATTGCTGAGGGAATGGCTGGCATGCAGACCCTTGCCATCATTGCCATCCTCATTGGCGGATTGGTGGAGATCATCAGGGTTAATGGAGGAATAGATTACTTGCTTCACGTGGCTACAAGCAAAATCAAATCCCGCAGGGGTGCTGAATTTGGTATTGCGTCACTAGTCTCTCTGACAAATCTATCTACAGCCAATAATACTATTGCCATTATTATTGCAGGGCCTCTTGCCAAAAAAATTGCAGATCAATATGAGATTGACCCGCGTAAATCAGCAAGTATACTTGATATATTTGCCTGCTTTGTACAAGGGACTATCCCGTATGGAGCACAGATGCTCGCTGCTTCCGGGCTCGCTGCCATTTCGCCGGTAAGCATCATGGCATATTCCATTTATCCATTATTAATTGGCATATGCGGTATTATTGCCATTTTGATCAACTTTCCTAAGCTGAAAAAGCAATAA
- a CDS encoding YwaF family protein, which translates to MSGVFSHDYNAFPFLVFSASHIAMIVLFAAAAALLFIFRKGLFRLDQKFRLYLFMLLFTLELLYHLWLYLGGYWEISFTLPLQLCSISLVLCLILLATKSSAVFQLVYYLGVTGALMAILTPELFLGFPHFRYFQFFITHNLIIWTSLYFVFVHQYRPTGKGMLHSFIFLNICAGAAFFANKLTGGNYMFLSHKPENASLLDYFGPYPYYILTLEIAAVFLFLLLLLPFKMIGKNKDGKAESA; encoded by the coding sequence TTGTCAGGAGTATTTTCTCATGATTATAATGCTTTCCCTTTTTTGGTTTTTTCCGCATCTCATATTGCCATGATTGTGTTATTTGCAGCAGCAGCCGCACTTTTATTTATTTTCAGAAAAGGACTTTTCCGGCTTGATCAGAAATTCAGGCTGTATTTGTTTATGCTTCTTTTTACTTTGGAACTGCTTTACCATCTTTGGCTTTATCTTGGCGGCTATTGGGAAATCTCTTTTACTCTGCCGCTGCAGCTCTGCTCCATAAGCTTAGTTCTTTGCTTGATATTATTAGCAACGAAATCCAGTGCCGTCTTCCAGTTAGTCTATTATTTAGGAGTTACTGGCGCTTTAATGGCTATCCTGACTCCAGAATTGTTTTTAGGCTTTCCCCATTTTCGTTATTTCCAATTTTTTATTACTCATAATCTGATCATTTGGACAAGTCTTTATTTTGTGTTCGTGCATCAATACAGGCCAACAGGAAAAGGTATGCTTCATTCCTTTATCTTTTTGAATATCTGCGCTGGTGCGGCATTTTTCGCTAACAAACTGACAGGAGGAAACTATATGTTCCTGTCCCATAAGCCGGAAAATGCTTCATTATTAGATTACTTCGGTCCGTATCCTTACTATATACTGACACTGGAGATAGCGGCAGTATTCCTGTTTTTATTGCTATTGCTACCATTTAAAATGATAGGCAAAAATAAAGATGGAAAGGCGGAATCTGCATGA
- a CDS encoding phage holin family protein produces the protein MNLLDLLNQNYYMLVPALWVIGYALKQTPKVPDWSIVWILVMISVSAGSLAFGFSFEGLLNGIVAAGVAVLGHQMIKQTIEGAYGNKNK, from the coding sequence TTGAACTTACTGGATTTGTTAAATCAGAATTATTACATGCTGGTCCCGGCTTTGTGGGTAATTGGGTATGCATTGAAACAGACACCCAAAGTTCCCGATTGGTCTATCGTATGGATTCTTGTAATGATATCGGTTTCTGCAGGCAGTCTTGCATTTGGCTTTTCATTTGAAGGGCTCCTTAACGGAATCGTGGCTGCAGGAGTTGCGGTGCTTGGACATCAAATGATTAAGCAGACTATAGAAGGTGCTTACGGCAATAAAAATAAATAG
- a CDS encoding cold-shock protein, translating to MKNGKVKWFNAEKGFGFIEGEDGNDVFVHYSAIQSEGFKSLEEGQEVSFEVVEGARGPQAANVTKL from the coding sequence ATGAAAAACGGTAAAGTAAAATGGTTCAATGCTGAAAAAGGTTTCGGATTCATCGAAGGTGAAGACGGAAACGACGTATTTGTACATTACTCTGCTATCCAATCTGAAGGTTTCAAATCTTTAGAAGAAGGCCAAGAAGTTTCTTTCGAAGTTGTTGAAGGTGCACGCGGACCTCAAGCAGCTAACGTAACTAAACTATAA